Proteins encoded by one window of Verrucomicrobiota bacterium:
- a CDS encoding gliding-motility protein MglA: protein MSAINYASKEIYFKIVYYGPGMGGKTTNLQYIHEAVPQTNKGDLVSLATDQDRTLFFDFLPVEAIQIHGFTTKFQLYTVPGQVHYNATRKLVLRGVDGVVFVADSQWEKMQENVESFRNLEENLAEYDYSFDEVPYVLQYNKRDLASIAPIDYMDYLLNRRPTRVSTFESVATAGVGVFDTLNRVAKLVLHKLSKEMAAHTSAR, encoded by the coding sequence ATGTCCGCGATCAACTACGCCTCCAAGGAGATCTACTTCAAGATCGTCTACTATGGGCCGGGGATGGGCGGCAAGACGACCAACTTGCAGTACATCCACGAGGCCGTCCCGCAGACCAACAAAGGCGACCTGGTCAGCCTGGCCACCGATCAGGACCGCACCTTGTTCTTCGACTTCCTGCCCGTCGAGGCGATTCAGATCCACGGCTTCACCACGAAGTTCCAGCTGTACACCGTGCCGGGCCAGGTCCACTACAACGCCACGCGCAAGCTTGTGCTGCGCGGCGTCGACGGCGTGGTCTTCGTGGCCGATTCCCAGTGGGAGAAGATGCAGGAGAACGTCGAGAGCTTCCGCAACCTCGAGGAGAACCTCGCCGAGTACGACTACTCGTTCGACGAGGTCCCGTATGTGCTCCAGTACAACAAGCGCGATCTGGCATCGATCGCGCCCATCGACTACATGGACTACCTGCTCAACCGGCGCCCGACGCGCGTGTCGACCTTCGAGTCGGTGGCCACCGCGGGCGTGGGCGTGTTTGACACGCTCAACCGCGTCGCCAAGCTCGTCCTGCACAAGTTGAGCAAGGAGATGGCGGCGCACACGTCGGCCCGCTAG
- a CDS encoding AAA family ATPase — translation MSDRNRPMCEVISVVSQKGGVGKTTTVLCLGAFLARAGSRVLLLDLDVQNGLALGVGLAKSERAAGTYDVLTHRMRLDDVLRPTRFERLDVVPFGESSVSPTLVEATFGLGSTKRTFADALAKLREHYDYILVDSPSGSATTIKFALFRADSVLLPLQCQPLALRILPGLLRTIRAVKHTINPTLRIRGLLLTMFDLWDDTSEHIASQVWAHFPERLVFRTTIPKSDLFQNLFSNEANPLIEADPPEALRAYELIAEEIAGKGR, via the coding sequence ATGAGCGACAGGAATCGCCCGATGTGCGAGGTGATCAGCGTCGTCAGTCAGAAGGGCGGCGTGGGGAAGACAACGACCGTGCTTTGTCTCGGCGCCTTCCTGGCGCGCGCCGGATCACGCGTTCTGCTCCTGGACCTCGACGTGCAGAACGGCTTGGCGCTCGGCGTTGGGCTGGCCAAGAGCGAGCGCGCCGCGGGCACCTACGACGTGCTCACCCACCGCATGCGCCTCGACGACGTCCTTCGCCCGACGCGCTTCGAGCGGCTTGACGTGGTGCCCTTCGGCGAGTCCTCGGTCAGCCCCACGCTCGTCGAGGCGACCTTCGGCCTCGGCAGCACCAAACGCACGTTCGCCGATGCGCTCGCCAAGCTGCGCGAGCATTACGACTACATCCTGGTCGACAGCCCATCGGGCAGCGCAACGACCATCAAGTTCGCGCTCTTCCGCGCCGACAGTGTGCTGCTGCCGCTGCAATGCCAGCCGTTGGCCCTGCGCATCCTGCCCGGCCTGCTGCGCACCATCCGCGCCGTCAAACACACGATCAACCCCACGCTGCGCATCCGCGGCCTGCTGCTGACCATGTTCGACCTCTGGGACGACACGAGCGAGCACATCGCCTCGCAGGTCTGGGCCCACTTCCCCGAGCGGCTGGTGTTCCGCACCACGATCCCCAAGTCCGACCTCTTCCAGAACCTCTTCTCCAACGAGGCCAACCCCTTGATCGAGGCCGACCCGCCGGAGGCGCTCCGCGCCTACGAGCTCATCGCCGAAGAGATCGCCGGCAAAGGGCGATAG
- a CDS encoding DUF4388 domain-containing protein, with protein MGLAGNLRDLSITNLIELSCVEKTRSQLLVKTRSGDAIVFFDRGNIVHARCGDLKGTAALYHILRLTDGEFRVTTSVAAPERTIFESWKGLVLDGMRVLDETQRIKDTIAHGLAEELKALSGILRLLVVSKDGAVVHQQGAADPERAYALSAFLTTHGAALSDMLHFGPLNYAAYVRGNEKEFVFNCDPFLVLLAVPRAADIRPTSALIETIRAKLKSSEHVLVPDAASDSVARPGEAARR; from the coding sequence ATGGGACTCGCCGGCAACCTGAGAGACCTAAGCATCACCAATCTCATCGAGCTGAGCTGCGTCGAGAAAACCCGCTCGCAGCTTCTGGTAAAGACGCGCTCGGGCGATGCCATCGTCTTCTTCGACCGCGGCAATATCGTCCACGCCCGCTGCGGCGACCTGAAAGGCACCGCGGCGCTCTATCACATCCTGCGGCTCACCGACGGCGAGTTCCGCGTCACCACGAGCGTCGCCGCGCCCGAGCGGACCATCTTCGAGTCCTGGAAGGGCCTGGTGCTCGACGGCATGCGTGTGCTCGATGAGACCCAGCGCATCAAAGACACAATCGCCCACGGCTTGGCCGAGGAGCTCAAGGCGCTCTCGGGCATCCTGCGGCTGCTCGTGGTCTCCAAGGACGGCGCCGTCGTACACCAGCAGGGAGCCGCCGACCCCGAACGGGCCTACGCGCTCAGCGCCTTTCTCACCACCCACGGTGCGGCGCTCAGCGACATGCTCCACTTCGGTCCGCTCAACTACGCCGCCTACGTACGCGGCAACGAGAAGGAATTCGTCTTCAACTGCGATCCGTTCCTCGTGCTGCTTGCCGTACCGCGTGCGGCCGACATCCGGCCGACGAGCGCCCTGATCGAGACCATCCGGGCCAAGCTCAAGTCGAGCGAGCACGTCCTGGTGCCCGACGCCGCGAGCGATTCCGTGGCCAGACCTGGGGAGGCGGCGCGCCGATGA
- a CDS encoding roadblock/LC7 domain-containing protein, with translation MAGCNWVLFEEDVERINTTLDVFLRETEAKCVLVIDKGGHLISVRGVTDSMNTASLSALAAGAFASTREIARLIGEPEFSVLFHQGRREHIHVSLIDDDTLLMAIFDDHTTIGIIRLYAKDTEEEIARLFADVRGQRRSGARVLEELDGAQVDTPFRSA, from the coding sequence GTGGCTGGCTGCAACTGGGTGTTGTTCGAGGAAGACGTCGAGCGGATCAACACAACACTCGACGTGTTCCTGCGCGAAACCGAAGCCAAGTGCGTGCTCGTCATCGACAAGGGAGGCCACCTCATCTCCGTGCGGGGCGTGACCGACTCGATGAACACTGCCTCGCTTTCGGCACTCGCGGCCGGGGCGTTCGCTTCGACGCGCGAGATCGCCCGCCTCATCGGCGAGCCCGAGTTCAGTGTGCTGTTCCACCAAGGCCGCCGCGAGCACATCCACGTCTCGCTCATCGACGACGACACGTTGCTCATGGCCATCTTCGACGATCATACGACGATCGGCATCATCCGCCTCTACGCCAAGGACACCGAGGAAGAGATCGCCCGCCTGTTCGCCGACGTGCGGGGCCAGCGCCGGAGCGGCGCTCGGGTGCTTGAGGAGCTCGACGGCGCCCAGGTCGACACCCCGTTCCGGTCGGCCTAA
- a CDS encoding Rne/Rng family ribonuclease, which translates to MAKEIIINVEPTEKRVAVMTNGVLEEYYFERSENLRITGNIYRARVVKVMPGIQAAFVNTGLRKNGFLHVSDITGEGAPIEALAGEELDEIKPAAPRRHKGHRLIEDLVKQDEDLLVQVVKESIGTKGPRLSTNISLPGRYLVLLPTTPRLGISRRVTDRAARDSLRQLAETLPVPSGMGLIMRTYAQERTKREVTRDLQALITLWEEIQARYKAAKKPTVLHNETELLTRVVRDALAEEVDRIVIDSRSDYRELRSFVSASGATGIKVELHTARTPIFEAYGIDAEIEKACRRRIWLKCGGSIVIERTEAMATIDVNTGRHVGQRPGPGQHADAEDTILTTNLEAAVEVARQLKLRNMGGLIVIDFIDMRSRTNQRKIYSTLLAALKDDKARTTVLPISKLGLVEMTRERDKESLGEEHFGECPYCRGTGRIKQVGTVSLEVQRALRKLVALGSAGEYKVCAHPDVIDRLRNEDAPGVDKLLKRSNLIVEFLPITDYHLEEWHCYPTQAGDLEEELQQMRPPRE; encoded by the coding sequence ATGGCCAAAGAGATCATCATCAACGTCGAACCGACCGAGAAACGCGTCGCCGTCATGACCAACGGTGTGCTCGAGGAGTACTACTTCGAGCGCAGCGAGAACCTCCGGATCACGGGCAACATCTACCGGGCCCGGGTCGTCAAAGTCATGCCCGGCATCCAGGCAGCGTTTGTCAACACCGGCCTGCGGAAGAACGGCTTCCTCCACGTCTCGGACATCACCGGCGAGGGCGCGCCGATCGAGGCACTCGCCGGTGAAGAGCTTGACGAAATCAAGCCCGCGGCCCCGCGCCGCCACAAAGGCCATCGCCTCATCGAAGACCTCGTCAAGCAGGACGAGGACCTCCTCGTGCAGGTCGTCAAGGAATCCATCGGCACCAAGGGGCCACGGCTCTCGACCAACATCAGCCTGCCCGGCCGCTACCTCGTGTTGCTGCCGACGACGCCCCGGCTCGGCATTTCGCGCCGCGTCACCGACCGCGCCGCACGCGACAGCCTGCGCCAGCTTGCCGAGACGCTGCCCGTGCCCAGCGGCATGGGGCTTATCATGCGCACCTATGCCCAGGAGCGCACCAAGCGCGAGGTCACGCGCGACCTCCAGGCCCTCATCACACTTTGGGAGGAAATCCAGGCACGCTACAAGGCGGCCAAGAAGCCTACCGTCCTCCACAACGAGACCGAGCTGCTCACCCGCGTCGTGCGCGACGCGCTGGCCGAGGAGGTCGATCGCATCGTCATTGACTCGCGCAGCGACTACCGGGAGCTGCGCAGCTTCGTCTCGGCCTCCGGAGCCACGGGCATCAAGGTGGAGCTCCACACCGCGCGCACACCGATCTTCGAGGCCTACGGCATCGACGCCGAGATCGAGAAGGCCTGCCGTCGCCGCATCTGGCTCAAGTGCGGCGGCTCGATCGTCATTGAGCGCACCGAGGCGATGGCCACCATCGACGTGAACACCGGCCGCCACGTCGGCCAGCGCCCCGGCCCGGGCCAGCATGCTGACGCCGAGGACACCATCCTGACCACCAACCTCGAAGCCGCCGTCGAGGTGGCCCGCCAGCTCAAGCTGCGCAACATGGGCGGGCTGATCGTCATCGACTTCATCGACATGCGCTCACGCACCAACCAACGCAAGATCTACAGCACGCTGCTCGCCGCGCTCAAGGACGACAAGGCGCGCACCACCGTGCTGCCGATCAGCAAGCTTGGCCTCGTCGAGATGACACGCGAGCGCGACAAGGAGAGCTTGGGCGAGGAGCATTTCGGCGAGTGCCCGTATTGCCGCGGCACGGGTCGCATCAAACAGGTCGGCACGGTCAGCCTCGAGGTGCAGCGCGCGCTGCGCAAGCTCGTCGCCCTGGGCAGCGCGGGCGAGTACAAAGTCTGCGCCCATCCCGACGTGATCGACCGGCTTCGAAACGAGGATGCCCCGGGCGTCGACAAACTCCTCAAGCGCTCCAATCTGATCGTCGAGTTCCTTCCGATCACCGACTACCACCTCGAGGAATGGCACTGCTACCCGACCCAGGCCGGCGATCTGGAGGAGGAGTTGCAGCAGATGCGGCCCCCGCGCGAGTAG
- a CDS encoding ParA family protein, with protein MADSPAGRIVTVANQKGGVGKTTTAINLAACLGRDGLRVLLIDFDAQANATSGLGKRDEAETRNIYRAITGEQAIDDCVLETGCANLWLIGSTPDLAGAEAELIEVPGRYTVLRERLDRLTLSFDYTIIDCPPALSLLTVNALCAANRVLVPVQCEYYALEGLSQLIRTLNLVHKKINPKLVIDGFVLTMADSRTNLSQQVAGEVRRFFKDKVYETVIPRNVKLSEAPGFGKSVVDYDPHSSGAEAYCAFATEFRLRQNHAAPPTPLDEPGPMTGEQDRGRPREGRGEQENR; from the coding sequence ATGGCCGACTCGCCGGCCGGCCGGATCGTCACGGTCGCCAATCAGAAAGGGGGCGTGGGCAAAACCACGACCGCCATCAACCTGGCCGCGTGCCTGGGGCGCGACGGGTTGCGCGTGCTCCTGATCGATTTCGACGCCCAAGCCAATGCCACCAGCGGGCTGGGCAAGCGCGACGAGGCCGAGACGCGCAACATCTACCGCGCCATCACCGGCGAGCAGGCCATCGACGACTGCGTCCTCGAGACCGGCTGCGCCAACTTGTGGCTCATCGGCTCGACGCCCGACCTGGCTGGCGCCGAGGCCGAGCTCATCGAGGTACCCGGCCGCTACACGGTGCTGCGCGAGCGCCTCGATCGCCTTACCCTGTCGTTCGACTACACGATCATCGACTGCCCGCCGGCGCTGAGCCTGCTGACCGTCAACGCGCTGTGCGCCGCCAACCGCGTGCTGGTACCCGTGCAGTGCGAATACTACGCGCTCGAGGGGCTGAGCCAGCTCATCCGCACGCTCAACCTCGTCCACAAGAAGATCAATCCGAAGCTCGTCATCGACGGCTTCGTGCTCACCATGGCCGATAGCCGCACCAACCTGAGCCAGCAGGTTGCCGGCGAAGTGAGGCGGTTCTTCAAAGACAAGGTGTACGAGACCGTCATCCCCCGCAACGTCAAGCTCAGCGAGGCGCCCGGCTTCGGCAAGTCAGTGGTTGACTACGACCCACACAGCAGCGGCGCCGAGGCGTACTGCGCGTTTGCCACCGAGTTCAGACTCCGCCAGAACCATGCCGCACCCCCCACCCCGCTCGACGAGCCAGGGCCGATGACAGGGGAGCAGGACCGAGGGAGACCGAGGGAGGGAAGAGGAGAGCAGGAGAACCGGTGA
- a CDS encoding roadblock/LC7 domain-containing protein gives MTELTGVLDDIVSGAGMRFACIVSGDGFLIENSTAIEESDEVASATVTSILRAVQEAGDALAFGSTAQIMIQYQDGWLLVTRLTEECLLVAAVNNESNLGWVRHAIRKHTKQITDAL, from the coding sequence ATGACGGAACTGACAGGAGTCCTCGACGACATCGTCAGCGGCGCCGGCATGCGCTTTGCCTGCATCGTCTCGGGCGATGGGTTCCTGATCGAGAACTCCACGGCGATCGAGGAGAGCGACGAGGTCGCCAGCGCCACGGTCACTTCGATCCTGCGCGCCGTGCAGGAGGCCGGTGATGCGCTCGCGTTCGGCTCGACGGCACAGATCATGATCCAGTACCAGGACGGTTGGCTGCTCGTGACCCGGCTCACCGAGGAGTGTTTGCTCGTGGCCGCGGTCAACAACGAATCCAACCTCGGCTGGGTGCGCCACGCGATCCGCAAGCACACCAAGCAGATAACCGACGCGCTCTAG
- the ilvD gene encoding dihydroxy-acid dehydratase: protein MRSDITKKGFERAPHRALMKATGIADEEIHRPFIGIANSYTDAVPGHVHLDKVGEYVKQAVREAGGVPVLFNSIALCDGIIMGHAGMKYSLPSRELIADCVETMVQAHAFDALICIPNCDKIIPGMLMAAMRCNIPTIFVSGGPMAAGRTRNGRAADLISVFEAVGGYKAGSITAEELAELENVGCPGCGSCSGMFTANSMNCACEALGLALPFNGTVLAKSPSRNRLYRQAASQIMELLKADLKPRDIVTAEALDNAFVLDMAMGGSTNTVLHLLAVAHEAGIAYDLDRINALNHRTPTLSKISPSSTYHIQDLDEAGGIPVILWEVLTGVPGLLHENAITVTGKTLGESIREHSVRNPECDCGRRYEPTGDHLDIVRTVETAYSPTGGLAILRGNLAPNGAVIKTAGVLPGMEVFEGPAVIFDSQEEACEGILAGKVKAGNVVVIRYEGPCGGPGMQEMLAPTSYIMGQGLGDKVALITDGRFSGGTRGACVGHVSPEAAAGGPIGLIEPGDIISLDAPKGRLDVKLSDAELAKRRAAFKPKLRKLDSPWLGRYRAQATSADTGAVLKDPE from the coding sequence ATGCGCTCGGACATCACCAAGAAGGGCTTCGAACGCGCACCGCATCGCGCGCTCATGAAGGCCACCGGCATCGCCGACGAGGAGATCCACCGGCCGTTCATCGGTATCGCCAACAGCTACACGGACGCCGTGCCCGGCCACGTCCACCTCGACAAGGTCGGCGAGTACGTCAAGCAGGCCGTGCGCGAGGCCGGCGGCGTGCCCGTGCTGTTCAACTCGATCGCGCTGTGCGACGGCATCATCATGGGCCACGCGGGAATGAAGTACTCGCTGCCGTCGCGCGAGCTCATCGCCGACTGCGTCGAGACGATGGTGCAGGCACACGCCTTCGACGCCCTCATCTGCATTCCCAACTGCGACAAGATCATCCCCGGCATGCTCATGGCGGCGATGCGCTGCAATATCCCGACGATCTTCGTCAGCGGCGGCCCGATGGCCGCCGGCCGCACGCGCAACGGCCGGGCCGCCGACCTGATCAGTGTCTTCGAGGCCGTCGGCGGCTACAAGGCGGGTTCGATTACAGCCGAGGAGCTTGCCGAACTCGAGAACGTCGGCTGCCCGGGTTGCGGCTCCTGCTCGGGCATGTTCACGGCCAACTCGATGAACTGCGCGTGCGAGGCGCTCGGCCTGGCGCTGCCGTTCAACGGCACCGTGCTCGCCAAGAGCCCATCGCGCAACCGCCTCTACCGCCAAGCGGCCTCGCAGATCATGGAGCTGCTCAAGGCCGACCTCAAGCCGCGCGACATCGTCACCGCCGAGGCGCTCGACAACGCGTTCGTGCTCGACATGGCGATGGGCGGCTCGACCAACACGGTGCTCCACCTGCTTGCCGTCGCGCATGAGGCGGGCATCGCGTACGACCTCGATCGCATCAACGCGCTCAACCACCGCACGCCGACCCTGAGCAAGATCAGCCCGTCGAGCACGTACCACATCCAGGACCTCGACGAGGCCGGCGGCATCCCGGTCATCCTCTGGGAAGTGCTCACCGGCGTGCCCGGCCTGCTGCACGAGAACGCGATCACGGTGACCGGCAAGACGCTCGGCGAGAGCATCCGCGAGCACAGCGTGCGCAACCCCGAGTGCGACTGCGGTAGGCGTTACGAACCGACGGGCGACCACCTCGACATCGTGCGCACCGTCGAGACGGCGTACTCGCCCACGGGCGGGCTCGCCATCTTGCGCGGCAATCTGGCGCCCAACGGCGCGGTGATCAAGACCGCCGGTGTACTGCCCGGCATGGAAGTCTTCGAGGGTCCCGCCGTCATCTTCGACAGCCAGGAGGAGGCGTGCGAGGGCATTCTCGCCGGGAAGGTCAAGGCCGGCAACGTCGTCGTCATCCGCTACGAAGGCCCGTGCGGCGGGCCCGGCATGCAGGAGATGCTCGCGCCCACAAGCTACATCATGGGCCAGGGCCTCGGCGACAAGGTGGCCCTCATCACCGACGGCCGGTTCAGCGGCGGCACGCGCGGCGCCTGCGTCGGCCACGTCAGCCCCGAGGCTGCCGCCGGCGGTCCCATCGGCCTCATAGAGCCCGGCGATATCATCTCGCTCGACGCGCCCAAGGGCCGCCTCGACGTGAAACTGAGCGACGCCGAACTGGCCAAGCGCCGGGCCGCCTTCAAACCCAAGCTGCGTAAGCTCGACAGCCCCTGGCTCGGCCGCTACCGCGCCCAAGCCACCAGCGCCGACACCGGCGCCGTGCTTAAGGACCCGGAGTAG
- a CDS encoding EamA family transporter codes for MPLTVFVLVLFSAGLHVLWNAFVKACRDKVSFVWLVCVGGTAVASVVFVVGRVFWPGALSWEVVGWAALSGLCEAGYIIPLFMAYDRTDLSVVYPLSRGVAPLLTLALGGVLLGDVVGLEHGLAVLVVVAGVAAVSWSAWLSAPHRHTLMGVALAVWAGGLIAGYHLIDRHAMTLEAAPSPVEYMFFMHAFLVFFVSLWLVVGRARRKRALSEWRVNKRGVCLVSVISVASYLLIVIALQYGNVTLITVGRNVGIVLSTFAGGLFLKEAVSWRRVVGAVLITLGVAALVVLGG; via the coding sequence ATGCCCCTGACCGTCTTCGTACTCGTCTTGTTCTCGGCCGGGTTGCATGTGCTTTGGAATGCGTTTGTCAAGGCATGCCGGGACAAGGTGTCGTTCGTGTGGTTGGTCTGCGTGGGCGGCACAGCAGTGGCGTCGGTCGTGTTTGTTGTCGGGCGGGTGTTTTGGCCGGGGGCGTTGAGCTGGGAGGTCGTTGGGTGGGCGGCACTGTCGGGCCTGTGCGAGGCAGGCTACATCATCCCGTTGTTCATGGCCTATGACCGGACCGATCTCTCGGTGGTCTACCCGCTCAGCCGCGGCGTGGCGCCGCTGCTGACGCTCGCGCTCGGCGGCGTGCTGCTGGGCGACGTGGTGGGGCTCGAGCACGGCTTGGCCGTGCTCGTCGTGGTGGCGGGCGTGGCCGCGGTGAGCTGGTCCGCATGGCTGTCGGCGCCGCATCGGCACACGCTCATGGGCGTGGCGCTCGCGGTATGGGCCGGGGGCCTGATCGCCGGCTACCACCTCATCGATCGGCACGCGATGACGCTCGAAGCCGCGCCCAGCCCTGTCGAGTACATGTTCTTCATGCACGCCTTCCTCGTGTTCTTCGTGTCGCTCTGGCTCGTCGTGGGCCGGGCGCGGCGCAAGCGGGCGCTCAGCGAGTGGCGCGTGAACAAGCGCGGCGTCTGCCTGGTCAGCGTCATCAGTGTCGCCAGCTACCTGCTCATCGTCATCGCGCTCCAATACGGCAATGTCACCCTCATCACGGTTGGCCGCAACGTGGGCATCGTGCTCAGTACGTTCGCCGGCGGGCTGTTTCTCAAGGAGGCGGTGTCGTGGCGGCGCGTCGTCGGCGCGGTGCTCATCACGCTGGGCGTCGCCGCGCTCGTCGTGCTGGGCGGCTGA
- a CDS encoding HAMP domain-containing protein: protein MTAHAERPGGRATLRWTLCVTAVVIIVGSAALFLALLRDGVERFVRQDEISGLRGGALVELRTRCKDYVLNPDREAIEKYLVSLTEQHESIAYVGFVDPHLEGDGLVSSMTEPASGLLDAARDAAAVPEGRTRRVGGELVIDFTETIQADPAYTVHVGLRQAVIRERTRSLFVRMTIIAALIAAAGAALACGVILLIVGPVDKLVADATRLSLGDMRVTFTPRGRGELGRLADTLDRLKESVLCALRRSGVKSAGPKPEDKK from the coding sequence ATGACGGCCCACGCCGAACGGCCGGGCGGACGCGCCACGCTGCGCTGGACGCTGTGCGTCACGGCTGTCGTCATCATCGTCGGCTCGGCAGCGCTCTTTCTTGCGCTCCTGCGCGACGGTGTCGAGCGCTTCGTGCGTCAAGATGAGATCTCCGGCCTGCGCGGTGGCGCGCTCGTCGAGCTTCGGACCCGCTGCAAGGACTATGTGCTCAATCCAGACCGGGAGGCGATCGAGAAGTATCTCGTCTCCCTCACCGAGCAGCACGAGTCGATCGCGTATGTCGGCTTCGTTGACCCGCATCTCGAGGGTGACGGGCTGGTCTCGAGCATGACCGAACCGGCCTCTGGACTGCTCGATGCAGCTCGAGACGCCGCGGCCGTACCTGAGGGGCGTACACGGCGCGTCGGCGGCGAGCTCGTGATCGATTTCACCGAGACGATCCAGGCCGATCCTGCCTACACCGTCCACGTCGGCCTGCGCCAAGCCGTGATCCGCGAGCGCACGCGCAGCCTGTTCGTGCGCATGACGATCATAGCGGCCCTCATCGCCGCCGCCGGCGCGGCGCTCGCCTGCGGGGTTATCCTGCTCATCGTCGGCCCCGTCGACAAGCTTGTCGCCGATGCGACGCGCCTGAGCTTGGGCGACATGCGCGTCACCTTCACCCCGCGCGGCCGCGGCGAGCTCGGCCGGCTCGCCGACACCCTCGATCGGCTCAAGGAAAGCGTGCTCTGCGCGCTGCGCCGCAGCGGCGTGAAGTCGGCCGGTCCCAAGCCCGAAGACAAAAAGTAG